CGCACGTGCACGCTGTGCGCCACCTGCTGCCGCTGCTGCAGGACAACGTGCATGCGCGCCGCTACGTGATGATCGGCAGCCCGGCCAACGCCAAGCCCTGGGCGGGCTACGGCGAGACCTCGATCACCACCGCCGCGCTGCGCATGTATGCACAGGTGGTGCACCAGGAAGCGCAGGCGCTGGGCGTGCGTGCACAGATGCTGGAAGTCTGCAGCCCGGTGTGCACCCCGGCCAACGCGGCCAACGCCTGCATCGAGTGGCCAAGCTCGTTGCTCGTCGGCCGTCGCGTGGTCTCGCTGCTGGATGGTTGCCGCGACAACCGCGCCATCGTCCGCTGCGACAGCAGCGATGCCGAACTGCCGCGCGGCCTGCTGCACCTGGATGTCCCTCCACTGTGGCGCGATACCGCAGGCGTCGCTTGACCTCGACCATGGTTGAGGTCGCAGTATGCGCCGCCGATTTTTGCAACACGTTCTCATATAGCTGTACCACCCCTCCGTACGGATGCATGCCATGACTTCCCCCAATACCACCCCACATCGTTTCGGCCATCGCATCGCGATGGTCGGCGTGTCGATCCTCGCCGCGGCCGTGCTTGCGGCCTGCAGCGGCGGCCATGCCGAAGAAGCCGGTGCACCGCCGCCGCCGCAGGTCAGCGCCGCGCCGGTGCTGGTCAAGCAGGTCAGCCAGTGGGACGAGTTCAGCGGCCGCGTCGAAGCGGTACAGAGCGTTGAACTGCGCCCGCGCGTGTCCGGCTACATCGACAAGGTCAACTATGTCGAAGGCCAGGAAGTGAAGAAGGGCGAAGTGCTCTTCACCATCGACGCACGCAGCTACCAGGCCGAGTACGATCGCGCCGCCGCCGAACTGGCCCGTGCCCGCACCCAGGCCACGCTGGCCCGCAGCGAGTCCGAGCGTGCCAAGCGGCTGTCCGAGCAGCAGGCGATCTCCACCGAGACCGCCGAGCAGCGTCGTGCGGCCGCCGACCAGTCCGGCGCCGCCGTGCAGGCCGCGCAGGCGGCACTGGATGCGGCCCGCCTCAACCTGGAGTTCACCAAGGTGCGTGCGCCGATCGATGGCCGGGCCGGCCGCGCGATGGTCACCGCCGGCAACCTGGTCACCGCCGGCGACAGCGCCAGCGTGCTGACCACGCTGGTCTCGCTGGATACCGTGTTCGTCTACTTCGATGCCGACGAAAGCACCTTCCTGCGCTACGCACAGATGGCACGCAAGGGCGAGCGCCCGAGCGAGCGTGACAGCGAACTGCCGGTGAAGGTCGGCCTGTCCGGCGAAGAGGGCTACCCGCATGCGGGCAAGGTCGACTTCCTCGACAACCAGGTGGCCCGCAGCACCGGCACCATCCGCGTCCGCGCGCTGCTGGACAACGCCGACCGCCAGTTCACGCCGGGCCTGTTCGCCCGTGTGCAGCTGCTCGGCAGCGGCCAGTTCCAGGCGCTGCTGATCGACGACAAGGCCGTGCTGACCGACCAGGACCGCAAGTACGTGTACGTGGTCGACAAGGATGGCAAGGCCCAGCGCCGTGACATCCAGCTCGGCCGCACCGCCGACGGCCTGCGCATTGTCGAGCACGGCCTGGCCGCCGGCGACAAGGTGATCATCGACGGCGTGCAGAAGGTCTTCATGCCGGGCATGCCGGTGCAGGCCAAGGCCGTGGCGATGCAGCCGCAGGCTGCGCCGCCGGCACCGGGCCGTGATGCGACTGCCGCACTGAACCACTGATCCGCGTCCCCGCTTAGCTGCCGGCGCCAGCGGCAGCCTTCCCTGCCTTCGTCATCTCGGCGATGGGCAGGGTGGCTGTTGCCCGCCGAATGCCTTTCCCAGGAATTCCTCCATGGACTTTTCCCGTTTCTTCATCGACAGGCCGATCTTCGCGGCGGTGCTGTCGATCGTGATCTTCGCCGCAGGCCTGATCACGATTCCAATCCTGCCGATCAGCGAGTACCCCGAAGTGGTGCCGCCGTCGGTGGTCGTGCGTACGGTGTATCCGGGCGCCAACCCCAAGGTCATTGCCGAGACCGTTGCCACGCCGCTTGAAGAGGCGATCAACGGCGTCGAAGGCATGATGTACCTGAAGTCGGTTGCCGGCTCGGACGGCGTGCTGCAGATGACCGTCACCTTCCGCCCGGGTACCGATCCGGACGCGGCGGCGGTGAAGGTGCAGAACCGCGTGGCGCAGGCGCAGGCGCGCCTGCCCGAGGACGTGCGCCGGCAGGGCGTGACTACGCAGAAGCAGTCGCCGACCTTCCTGATGGTGGTGCACCTGACCTCGCCGCAAGGCAAGTACGACACCCTTTACCTGCGCAACTACGCCCGCCTGCACGTCAAGGATGCGCTGGCGCGTATTCCGGGCGTGGGTGACGCGCAGATCTTCGGTGGCGGCGACTACGCCATGCGCGCCTGGCTGGACCCGGACAAGGTGGCTTCGCGCGGCCTGACCGCCAGCGACGTGGTGCGTGCCATGCGCGAGCAGAACGTGCAGGTTTCGGCCGGCCAGCTCGGCGCCGAACCGTTGCCGAACAGCCAGTTCCTGACCCTGATCAACGCCCAGGGCCGCCTGAAGACCGAAAAGGAATTCGGCGACATCGTGCTCAAAAGCGGCACCGATGGCGAGATCGTGCGCCTGGCCGACGTGGCCCGCCTGGAACTGGGTGCCGGCGACTACACCCTGCGCTCGCAGCTGGATGGCAAGAACGCGGTCGGTATCGGTATCTTCCAGTCGCCGGGTGCCAATGCACTGGAGATCCGTGACCAGGTCATCTCGACGATGGACGAGATGCAGAAGACCATGCCGGCCGACGTCAAGTACGAAGCGGTGTATGACACCACCATCTTCGTGCGCGATTCGATCAAGGCCGTGGTCTCCACGCTGCTGGAAGCGATCGCCCTGGTGGTGCTGGTGGTGATCCTGTTCCTGCAGACCTGGCGTGCGTCGATCATTCCGTTGATCGCGGTGCCGGTGTCGGTGGTGGGTACCTTCGCCGCGCTGTACCTGCTGGGCTTCTCGATCAACACGCTGAGCCTGTTCGGCCTGGTGCTGGCGATCGGCATCGTGGTCGACGACGCGATCGTGGTGGTGGAGAACGTCGAACGCAACATCGAGGAAGGATTGTCCCCCACCGCAGCGGCCCACCAGGCCATGCGCGAGGTCTCCGGCCCGATCGTGGCGATTGCGCTGGTGCTGTGTGCCGTGTTCGTGCCGATGGCCTTCCTGTCCGGCGTTACCGGCCAGTTCTACAAGCAGTTCGCAGTCACCATCGCCATTTCCACGGTGATCTCGGCGATCAACTCGCTGACCCTGTCGCCGGCCCTGGCCGCGCGCCTGCTGAAGGCCCATGGTGCGCCGAAGGATGCGCCGAGCCGTCTGATCGACCGCCTGTTCGGCTGGGTGTTCCGTCCGTTCAACCGCTTCTTCAAGTCCAGCTCGGAGAAGTACGAGCGTGGCGTGGCCCGCATCCTCGGCCGTCGTGGCGCGGTGTTCGTGGTCTACGCGATCCTGCTGGTCGGTACTGGCGTGATCTTCAAGCTGGTGCCGCCGGGCTTCATCCCGACCCAGGACAAGCTGTACCTGATCGCCGGTGTGAAGCTGCCGGAAGGTTCGTCGATCGCGCGCACCGATGAAATGCTGCGCAAGGTCGCCAAGATCGCCCAGGAAACCGATGGCGTGGCCCACACCATCTCGTTCCCGGGTTTGAACGCGCTGCAGTTCACCAACACGCCGAACACCGGTGTGGCGTTCATTCCGCTCAAGCCGTTCGCCGAGCGCCATGGCCGCACCGCCGCGCAGATCAATGCCGAGATCAACCAGAAGATTGCCGGACTGCAGGAAGGCTTTGCCTTCGCGATGATGCCGCCGCCGATCCTCGGCCTGGGCAACGGCAACGGCTACCAGATGTTCATCGAGGACCGTGGCAACCTGGGTTACGGCGCGCTGCAGAATGCGGTGCAGGCGATGCAGGGCACCGTTGCGCAGACGCCGGGCATGGCCTTCCCGATTTCCAGCTACCAGGCCAATGTGCCGCAGCTGGATGCCGAGGTCGACCGCGTCAAGGCCAAGGCACAGGGCGTGCAGCTCACCGAACTGTTCGACACGCTGCAGACCTACCTGGGTTCGGCCTACGTCAACGACTTCAACCAGTTCGGCCGTACCTGGCAGGTGATCGCCCAGGCCGATGGTCCGTACCGCGAGACGGTCGAGGACATCGGCAAGCTGCGTACCCGCAACGACCGCGGCGAGATGGTGCCGATTGGTTCGATGGTCACCATCAAGCAGACCTTCGGCCCGGACCCGGTGCTGCGCTTCAATGGCTACCCGGCAGCGGACCTGGCCGGTGAAGCCGACCCGCGCCTGCTGTCCTCGGCCGAGGCGATGAACAAGCTGACCGAGATCGCCGGCAAGGTGCTGCCGGTGGGCATGACCACCGAATGGACCGACCTGAGCTATCAGCAGGCGACCCAGGGCAAGGCGGCCTTCATCGTCTTCCCGGTGGCGATCATGCTGGCGTTCCTGGTGCTGGCCGCGCTGTACGAGAGCTGGTCGCTGCCGCTGGCGGTGATCCTGATCGTGCCGATGACCCTGCTGTCCGCACTGTTCGGCGTGTGGCTGACCGGTGGCGACAACAACGTGTTCGTGCAGGTCGGCCTGGTGGTGCTGATGGGCCTGGCGTGCAAGAACGCGATCCTGATCGTCGAATTCGCCAGAGAGCTGGAGATGGGCGGCAAGGGCATCGTTGAAGCCGCGCTGGAAGCCTGCCGCCTGCGTCTGCGCCCGATCGTGATGACCTCCATCGCCTTCATCGCCGGCACCGTGCCGCTGGTGCTGTCGCACGGTGCAGGCGCCGAGGTGCGCTCGGTGACCGGTATCACCGTGTTCGCCGGCATGCTGGGCGTGACCCTGTTCGGCCTGTTCCTCACGCCGGTGTTCTACGTGGCCCTGCGCAAGTTCGTCACCCGCAACGGTGGTGGCCAGCTGGTGCAGCACGGCGAGCCGACCATCCACCACTGACATGGAACCCCGTCGTCGCCGGTCATTGGCCGGCGGCGGCTTTCCCCTCACAAGGCATGCATCCATGAATTCCCATCAGAACAAGATCGCGCTGGTCACCGGCGCCACCCGTGGCATCGGCGCGGAGACCGTGCGCCAGCTGGCCCAGGCCGGTGTGCACACGCTGCTGGCTGGCCGCAAGCGCGAGACCGCCGTGGAGCAGGCGCTGAAGCTGCAGGCCGAGGGCCTGCCGGTGGAAGCGCTGCAGCTGGACGTCACCGACGGCGCCAGCATCGCCGACGCCGTGCAGCAGGTGCGCGAACGCCACGGCCGCCTCGACATCCTGGTCAACAACGCCGGCGTGCTGCTGGAAAACCCGGCGCAGCTGCCTTCGGAGCAGTCGCTGGATACCTGGCGCCGCACCTTCGACACCAACGTCTATGCACTGGTCGCGGTGACCCAGGCGTTCCTGCCGCTGCTGCAGCAGGCCAAGGCCGGACGCATCGTCAACGTTTCCAGCATCCTCGGTTCGCAGACCCTGCACGCCGATCCGGCATCGGGCATCTACGATTTCAAGATCCCGGCCTACAACGCCTCCAAGGCGGCGGTGAACAG
The sequence above is a segment of the Stenotrophomonas maltophilia genome. Coding sequences within it:
- a CDS encoding SDR family oxidoreductase; translation: MNSHQNKIALVTGATRGIGAETVRQLAQAGVHTLLAGRKRETAVEQALKLQAEGLPVEALQLDVTDGASIADAVQQVRERHGRLDILVNNAGVLLENPAQLPSEQSLDTWRRTFDTNVYALVAVTQAFLPLLQQAKAGRIVNVSSILGSQTLHADPASGIYDFKIPAYNASKAAVNSWTLALAHELRSSQIKVNTVHPGYVKTDMNGGQGEIEIAEGARSSVQMALIGHEGPNGSFTYLGEVLPW
- a CDS encoding efflux RND transporter permease subunit, whose translation is MDFSRFFIDRPIFAAVLSIVIFAAGLITIPILPISEYPEVVPPSVVVRTVYPGANPKVIAETVATPLEEAINGVEGMMYLKSVAGSDGVLQMTVTFRPGTDPDAAAVKVQNRVAQAQARLPEDVRRQGVTTQKQSPTFLMVVHLTSPQGKYDTLYLRNYARLHVKDALARIPGVGDAQIFGGGDYAMRAWLDPDKVASRGLTASDVVRAMREQNVQVSAGQLGAEPLPNSQFLTLINAQGRLKTEKEFGDIVLKSGTDGEIVRLADVARLELGAGDYTLRSQLDGKNAVGIGIFQSPGANALEIRDQVISTMDEMQKTMPADVKYEAVYDTTIFVRDSIKAVVSTLLEAIALVVLVVILFLQTWRASIIPLIAVPVSVVGTFAALYLLGFSINTLSLFGLVLAIGIVVDDAIVVVENVERNIEEGLSPTAAAHQAMREVSGPIVAIALVLCAVFVPMAFLSGVTGQFYKQFAVTIAISTVISAINSLTLSPALAARLLKAHGAPKDAPSRLIDRLFGWVFRPFNRFFKSSSEKYERGVARILGRRGAVFVVYAILLVGTGVIFKLVPPGFIPTQDKLYLIAGVKLPEGSSIARTDEMLRKVAKIAQETDGVAHTISFPGLNALQFTNTPNTGVAFIPLKPFAERHGRTAAQINAEINQKIAGLQEGFAFAMMPPPILGLGNGNGYQMFIEDRGNLGYGALQNAVQAMQGTVAQTPGMAFPISSYQANVPQLDAEVDRVKAKAQGVQLTELFDTLQTYLGSAYVNDFNQFGRTWQVIAQADGPYRETVEDIGKLRTRNDRGEMVPIGSMVTIKQTFGPDPVLRFNGYPAADLAGEADPRLLSSAEAMNKLTEIAGKVLPVGMTTEWTDLSYQQATQGKAAFIVFPVAIMLAFLVLAALYESWSLPLAVILIVPMTLLSALFGVWLTGGDNNVFVQVGLVVLMGLACKNAILIVEFARELEMGGKGIVEAALEACRLRLRPIVMTSIAFIAGTVPLVLSHGAGAEVRSVTGITVFAGMLGVTLFGLFLTPVFYVALRKFVTRNGGGQLVQHGEPTIHH
- a CDS encoding SDR family NAD(P)-dependent oxidoreductase produces the protein MNGILTPEVLVLGGTGAVGQGVVGALLEAGSPVLVVGRDPGRLAALHEQFADEPGLETLLGSLSDDGSARALAERIAQRPRPLAAVIAAMGGPYRRGRVTDRNGDELLGAMQADLMPHVHAVRHLLPLLQDNVHARRYVMIGSPANAKPWAGYGETSITTAALRMYAQVVHQEAQALGVRAQMLEVCSPVCTPANAANACIEWPSSLLVGRRVVSLLDGCRDNRAIVRCDSSDAELPRGLLHLDVPPLWRDTAGVA
- a CDS encoding efflux RND transporter periplasmic adaptor subunit translates to MTSPNTTPHRFGHRIAMVGVSILAAAVLAACSGGHAEEAGAPPPPQVSAAPVLVKQVSQWDEFSGRVEAVQSVELRPRVSGYIDKVNYVEGQEVKKGEVLFTIDARSYQAEYDRAAAELARARTQATLARSESERAKRLSEQQAISTETAEQRRAAADQSGAAVQAAQAALDAARLNLEFTKVRAPIDGRAGRAMVTAGNLVTAGDSASVLTTLVSLDTVFVYFDADESTFLRYAQMARKGERPSERDSELPVKVGLSGEEGYPHAGKVDFLDNQVARSTGTIRVRALLDNADRQFTPGLFARVQLLGSGQFQALLIDDKAVLTDQDRKYVYVVDKDGKAQRRDIQLGRTADGLRIVEHGLAAGDKVIIDGVQKVFMPGMPVQAKAVAMQPQAAPPAPGRDATAALNH